A single Paenibacillus sp. FSL R5-0517 DNA region contains:
- a CDS encoding NUDIX domain-containing protein yields MNENYEHFNSESDEQAARAYSSKKYRTPDGVPADIVMFTLTKRERKTVTKTLPIRELKVMLIKRKGWPFAGRWALPGGFCQENESIYGAAKRELMEETGVDGGHLEYLNVYSQPGRDPRGWIISHAFFALVEEWMLDQRQAADDAEDVGLFTIQEALQELELAFDHRTIIEDAYRRIQQQMLETTIARQFLPRDFTLSELYQVIQSVVPDFEEPNFIRKITSTRSRKGIVEEVRDEEGNLVSSNQYSQRPAQLYRFTELVPRLSIYT; encoded by the coding sequence ATGAACGAAAACTACGAACACTTCAATTCAGAGAGCGACGAACAAGCAGCACGTGCCTATAGTTCCAAGAAATATCGTACCCCCGATGGAGTTCCTGCGGATATCGTTATGTTCACCTTGACCAAGCGGGAGCGCAAGACGGTGACCAAGACACTTCCCATTCGGGAATTGAAAGTGATGCTGATTAAGCGCAAAGGCTGGCCTTTTGCAGGTAGATGGGCATTACCCGGTGGTTTTTGTCAGGAGAATGAATCCATCTACGGTGCAGCAAAACGTGAGTTGATGGAAGAGACAGGTGTAGACGGTGGACATCTGGAGTACTTGAATGTATACAGTCAGCCGGGTCGTGACCCGAGGGGCTGGATTATATCTCACGCATTTTTCGCGCTTGTGGAGGAATGGATGCTGGATCAACGTCAAGCAGCAGATGATGCTGAGGACGTTGGATTGTTCACGATTCAGGAGGCGTTGCAAGAATTGGAACTCGCCTTTGATCACAGAACAATCATTGAAGATGCATATCGACGCATTCAACAACAGATGCTGGAGACGACGATTGCTCGTCAGTTCCTGCCACGTGATTTTACATTAAGTGAATTATATCAGGTTATTCAAAGTGTTGTACCGGATTTTGAAGAACCAAACTTCATTCGCAAGATTACGTCTACCCGCAGTCGCAAAGGCATTGTGGAAGAAGTACGGGATGAAGAGGGGAACTTGGTGAGTTCCAACCAGTACTCGCAGCGTCCGGCGCAGCTATATCGTTTTACAGAACTCGTGCCACGCCTTTCCATCTACACGTAA
- a CDS encoding GTP-binding protein, with protein sequence MNETILKEQSIPVYILSGFLGSGKTTLLVQLIEHWQQQGLRPAVVMNELGEVNLDGQIVDSTVPMTEMLGGCICCTVRGDLGLQLADLVQEESPDVIVIEATGAANPMEILDAVTETSLYMRLELKSLITVVDAAHLSGLYQEQKGQTFKLMQEQIRCASVLLLNKTDRVSAQELQDLEQLLAKWNSFAPVIPTVKCEVEMDLLLRSGSDVHVRDSASEAGKHAQQERHVHTETCGTHGCSHGHEPEHTHHQVESNVTNTDLSHSHGVAHDQAHEHSAPHASHEHVMVYTHYFSHPVNSEAFERFVSALPRDVYRAKGILSFSDTASRFWFQYAYRESDYMKITPQGNVPNVAVFIGEHFDQTVIRDQLLELEAIK encoded by the coding sequence ATGAATGAAACAATTTTAAAAGAACAATCCATACCTGTATATATACTGTCAGGTTTTTTGGGAAGTGGCAAAACAACACTGCTTGTTCAGTTGATTGAACATTGGCAACAGCAGGGTTTGCGTCCCGCAGTGGTTATGAATGAGTTAGGCGAAGTCAATCTGGATGGTCAGATTGTGGATTCCACCGTTCCCATGACAGAGATGTTAGGTGGATGCATCTGTTGTACCGTTCGTGGTGACTTGGGATTGCAACTTGCTGATCTCGTTCAGGAGGAATCACCTGATGTGATCGTTATTGAAGCAACCGGTGCGGCGAATCCAATGGAGATTCTGGATGCGGTAACGGAGACCTCACTCTACATGCGACTGGAACTGAAAAGTCTCATCACGGTTGTGGATGCAGCACATCTATCTGGTCTGTATCAGGAGCAGAAGGGGCAGACCTTCAAACTAATGCAGGAGCAGATTCGTTGTGCGTCTGTGCTTCTCTTAAACAAAACGGATCGGGTGAGTGCACAGGAACTGCAAGATCTGGAACAGCTTTTGGCAAAATGGAATAGTTTTGCACCTGTAATCCCCACAGTTAAATGTGAGGTGGAAATGGATCTGTTGCTTCGCAGCGGGTCAGACGTGCACGTGCGTGATTCAGCTTCTGAAGCAGGGAAGCATGCTCAACAAGAGCGTCATGTACATACGGAAACCTGTGGTACACATGGCTGTAGTCATGGACATGAACCTGAGCATACACATCATCAAGTCGAAAGCAATGTTACCAATACTGACCTATCCCATAGCCATGGCGTGGCCCATGACCAAGCTCACGAGCATTCCGCTCCTCATGCCTCACACGAACATGTCATGGTTTATACGCACTATTTCAGTCATCCGGTGAACAGCGAGGCGTTTGAACGATTTGTATCCGCACTGCCACGGGATGTGTATCGAGCAAAAGGTATTTTATCATTTAGTGACACGGCGAGCCGCTTTTGGTTCCAGTATGCCTACCGTGAATCGGACTACATGAAGATCACACCTCAGGGAAATGTCCCTAATGTTGCTGTGTTTATAGGTGAACATTTTGACCAAACTGTCATTCGTGACCAATTACTGGAATTGGAAGCGATAAAGTAA
- a CDS encoding oxidoreductase, protein MKNHFNAYVVRKEEQGGVKAGIEQLKKEDLPNGDVTVQVQYSSVNYKDGLATLEKGGVVREYPMVPGIDLAGTVEESVSGRFAPGDRVISTGFEPGVSHYGGYSEYARLRSEWLVPLPPGLSEKEAMAIGTAGFTAALSVDALLQAGVTPAMGKILVTGATGGVGSMAVAILAKLGFQVTASTGKKDQEESLLRNLGASEVITREEADAPAKGAMGKQLWAGVVDPTGGPALAERLKQIQYGGAAAVSGLTGGTAFESTVLPFILRGIQLIGIDSVYCPMERRERLWELLGGEWKPERALELGIREISLDQLPHTLETILQGGAVGRTVVNTISDMPSA, encoded by the coding sequence ATGAAAAACCATTTTAACGCATATGTTGTTCGTAAAGAAGAGCAGGGCGGAGTGAAAGCGGGTATAGAGCAACTGAAGAAGGAAGATCTTCCGAATGGAGATGTAACGGTACAGGTGCAATATTCCAGTGTCAATTATAAAGACGGACTTGCGACTCTTGAGAAGGGTGGCGTCGTTCGTGAATACCCGATGGTACCGGGAATCGATCTGGCCGGAACGGTAGAAGAGTCCGTGAGTGGACGTTTTGCACCAGGAGATCGGGTAATCAGTACAGGATTCGAACCTGGCGTATCTCATTACGGAGGGTACAGCGAGTATGCTCGTCTGCGCAGTGAATGGCTGGTGCCTCTTCCACCGGGTCTCAGTGAGAAAGAAGCCATGGCGATTGGAACCGCAGGATTTACGGCTGCACTTTCGGTAGATGCGCTGTTACAGGCTGGAGTAACCCCGGCGATGGGCAAGATTCTGGTTACGGGTGCAACGGGGGGCGTTGGAAGTATGGCCGTGGCGATTCTGGCGAAACTTGGCTTCCAAGTAACAGCCAGCACAGGCAAGAAGGATCAGGAGGAGTCATTGCTCCGGAACTTGGGAGCTTCGGAGGTTATTACTCGTGAAGAAGCTGATGCTCCAGCTAAAGGAGCCATGGGGAAACAGCTATGGGCGGGAGTTGTTGATCCAACAGGAGGACCTGCACTCGCGGAGCGATTAAAACAGATTCAATACGGAGGAGCGGCAGCGGTCTCCGGGTTAACGGGAGGCACAGCTTTTGAATCCACGGTACTTCCGTTTATATTGCGTGGTATCCAGCTTATTGGTATAGACTCTGTATATTGTCCGATGGAACGTCGGGAACGGCTGTGGGAACTGCTCGGCGGAGAATGGAAACCGGAGCGTGCGCTGGAACTGGGAATCCGCGAAATTTCTCTAGACCAGTTGCCGCATACACTTGAGACGATACTCCAAGGTGGTGCAGTAGGTCGGACTGTGGTCAATACAATATCAGATATGCCATCCGCATAA
- a CDS encoding molybdenum cofactor biosynthesis protein B yields the protein MTSSVEQHRQEAPTTVSCMIVTVSDTRTKDTDTSGQLMHQLLNEAGYQIVEYIITPDETENIRSILQDAAVRDDIEAVLLSGGTGIAPRDTTYEAVSSLLDKELPGFGEIFRFLSYTEDIGSAAILSRAVAGTIGRTAVFSMPGSRGAVKLAMEKLILPELRHVMREIYKPV from the coding sequence ATGACTAGTTCAGTGGAACAACATCGCCAGGAAGCTCCGACCACGGTATCGTGCATGATTGTTACAGTGTCAGACACGCGCACCAAAGACACGGACACCAGTGGCCAGCTCATGCATCAGCTTCTGAATGAAGCAGGGTATCAGATTGTTGAATACATCATTACACCAGACGAAACGGAGAACATTCGAAGCATCCTGCAGGATGCAGCTGTTCGTGATGATATTGAAGCCGTGCTGCTTAGCGGCGGAACAGGAATTGCTCCCCGAGATACGACATACGAAGCGGTATCCTCATTGCTCGACAAGGAACTTCCAGGTTTCGGTGAGATCTTCCGATTTCTCAGTTACACCGAAGATATCGGTTCAGCTGCCATCCTAAGCAGAGCCGTTGCTGGTACGATTGGACGCACTGCGGTATTCTCCATGCCAGGTTCCAGAGGTGCCGTCAAATTGGCCATGGAAAAACTCATTTTGCCTGAACTACGGCATGTCATGCGTGAAATATATAAACCCGTCTGA
- a CDS encoding isochorismatase family cysteine hydrolase gives MKALIVIDFTNDFVTGSLPVGQPAVEIEETIAAVTEAYCNNKHEVIMAVDLHEENDPYHPETVLFPPHNIRDTEGRQLYGRLAQVMEVRKNDIRWMDKTRYSAFCGTDLELRLRARGITDIALIGVCTDICILHTAVDAYNKGFHITVYEDAVASFNPAGHEWALGHFRSSLGASVVKASETVLA, from the coding sequence ATGAAAGCACTGATTGTGATTGATTTTACGAATGATTTTGTGACAGGTTCTTTACCTGTAGGTCAGCCGGCGGTAGAGATCGAAGAGACGATTGCAGCTGTAACCGAGGCTTATTGTAATAACAAACATGAGGTAATCATGGCCGTGGACCTGCACGAAGAAAATGATCCGTATCACCCGGAGACGGTACTTTTCCCACCTCACAACATCAGAGATACAGAGGGGAGACAGTTATATGGACGTCTTGCCCAAGTGATGGAAGTACGGAAAAACGATATTCGGTGGATGGATAAGACGAGATATAGTGCATTCTGTGGAACCGATCTGGAACTCAGACTGCGTGCACGTGGAATTACGGATATTGCACTTATAGGGGTATGCACGGATATCTGCATATTGCATACCGCAGTGGACGCTTACAATAAAGGATTTCATATTACGGTATATGAAGATGCTGTTGCCAGCTTTAATCCGGCAGGACATGAATGGGCGCTAGGACATTTTCGTTCCAGCCTGGGTGCTTCGGTGGTTAAGGCGAGTGAGACAGTCCTTGCGTAA
- a CDS encoding nicotinate phosphoribosyltransferase — protein MQTTSLALHTDKYQINMMYAHWVNGTHKRKAVFEAYFRKLPFGNGYAVFAGLERIVNYISQLRFTMDDIKFLSKQEENYDPVFLEELLQFSFQGTIHSMKEGAIVFPDEPLIRVEGSIMETQLVETAILNFMNYQTLIATKASRIKQVAQQDTLLEFGTRRAQEADAAIWGARASYVAGFHATSNMLAGERFGIPTAGTHAHSWVQSFMSEQEAFDVYAKVLPDQVTLLVDTFDTLNSGVPHAIKTAKKLESQGKKMNAIRLDSGDLAYLSIQARQMLDEAGLDYVKIVASNDLDENTIFNLKAQGARIDTWGVGTQLITASDQPSLGGVYKLVEREVDGAMLPTIKISANPEKVSTPGKKEVFRIIDPKHGKAIADYICYPDEEQPLQGGPLKLFNPLHPYLKKTVTRYEAVNMLEPIFVNGRKVYELPNLDEIRAYHREQMNLFWPEYQRKLNPEIYRVNISPAAWNMKQKLIAEHVKSTEE, from the coding sequence ATGCAGACAACTAGCCTGGCTTTACATACGGATAAATATCAGATCAATATGATGTACGCCCATTGGGTGAATGGTACTCACAAGCGGAAGGCGGTATTTGAAGCCTATTTCCGTAAGCTTCCTTTTGGCAACGGATATGCGGTATTTGCCGGATTGGAACGGATTGTGAACTACATCAGCCAGCTTCGGTTTACAATGGACGACATCAAATTTTTATCCAAACAAGAGGAAAATTACGATCCGGTCTTTCTGGAAGAGTTGCTCCAGTTTTCATTTCAGGGCACGATTCATTCCATGAAGGAGGGAGCAATTGTTTTCCCTGACGAACCGCTCATTCGGGTAGAAGGCTCCATTATGGAGACACAATTGGTGGAGACGGCAATACTTAACTTCATGAATTATCAGACGTTGATTGCAACCAAGGCTTCGCGGATCAAACAGGTAGCCCAACAGGATACGTTGCTCGAATTCGGTACACGGCGTGCACAGGAAGCGGATGCGGCCATCTGGGGCGCACGTGCTTCGTATGTAGCAGGCTTCCATGCAACCTCCAACATGCTGGCCGGAGAGCGCTTCGGAATCCCAACAGCAGGTACACACGCCCATTCCTGGGTACAGAGCTTTATGAGTGAACAGGAGGCGTTTGACGTGTATGCCAAGGTCTTGCCTGATCAGGTTACGTTATTGGTTGATACCTTTGACACATTGAACAGTGGAGTACCTCACGCCATCAAGACAGCCAAGAAGCTAGAGAGCCAAGGCAAAAAGATGAATGCGATTCGTCTGGACAGCGGTGACCTTGCGTACTTATCCATTCAGGCACGTCAGATGCTGGATGAGGCTGGCCTGGATTATGTGAAAATTGTAGCATCCAATGATTTGGATGAAAACACGATTTTCAACCTGAAGGCACAAGGAGCACGGATTGATACATGGGGTGTCGGGACACAGTTGATTACCGCTTCTGACCAGCCATCTTTGGGTGGAGTGTACAAATTGGTAGAACGTGAAGTGGACGGTGCCATGTTGCCTACGATCAAAATTTCTGCCAATCCTGAAAAGGTGTCCACTCCAGGTAAAAAGGAAGTGTTCCGGATCATTGATCCGAAACATGGCAAAGCGATTGCGGATTATATCTGCTATCCAGATGAAGAGCAGCCGCTCCAAGGCGGACCGCTCAAGCTGTTCAACCCGCTACACCCTTACCTGAAAAAAACCGTTACCCGCTACGAAGCGGTCAATATGCTGGAGCCGATCTTTGTGAACGGACGCAAAGTGTATGAGCTGCCTAATCTGGATGAGATTCGGGCGTATCACCGGGAACAGATGAATCTGTTCTGGCCTGAATACCAACGGAAGCTCAACCCGGAGATCTACCGTGTAAACATTAGCCCTGCGGCATGGAATATGAAGCAGAAGCTTATTGCGGAACATGTGAAATCCACAGAGGAATGA
- a CDS encoding PaaI family thioesterase, which yields MSILDKMVEDGAERFWGFLGCRYIKGDGKEVQIALTAGEHHTNSMGIIHGGVLTSLMDQAMGMVATAAMEVDGCVTTNLNVHFLAPMKQGELTVTATVLHQAGRSVTTQSEVRDASGTLGCMATATFRIARPRT from the coding sequence ATGAGCATTTTGGACAAAATGGTAGAAGACGGAGCCGAACGATTCTGGGGATTTCTCGGATGTCGATATATTAAAGGAGATGGCAAAGAAGTACAGATCGCGTTGACAGCAGGGGAACATCATACCAACTCCATGGGGATTATTCATGGGGGTGTATTAACTTCACTGATGGATCAGGCGATGGGGATGGTTGCAACAGCAGCAATGGAAGTAGATGGCTGTGTGACAACCAATCTGAATGTACATTTTCTCGCACCCATGAAACAAGGGGAATTAACGGTGACGGCTACAGTGTTACATCAGGCTGGACGCAGTGTTACGACTCAATCAGAGGTTCGTGATGCATCAGGCACCTTGGGATGCATGGCTACGGCTACTTTCCGTATAGCACGTCCGAGAACGTAA